The genomic interval CGAGGACAGAGGAGTGGCCCAACGTCAGAGGAACATTAGCGGAGAGGCAACGTGTTTGGTCCAATCACTCATTCAAGGGAGAGTTAGTTCGCAGGAGagggaaagggggggggggcggcAACTTTGGTTTTATATTGGGCACGGCACGTTCAGAAGCATACTTGAGCATGGCAATTGCgactttcattctttttaaaaGACGTGTTTGGGTGTTGACCCAACTAACATAACTGATGTTCCTAGGCAAACAATTTCCAATTGTCAAAAGTAAAGTCAAGGAATTTAACGAGTGGACTAGGCTCCGAACCTCTTAATCTATTCATACCTTCATGAAAGAAAGTTCCCCATATTGAACGCCTGTGATCGTTCTTTGGTGACAACCTAAAAGCAGTACCCACTCCCTAAGTGAGAAAGGCCCTGTCTAGCTGTTACACAAAATCTTATTGATCAAAACAAGGCCTGAAAGTCATGCCGACAAGATAATTAAGATTCATCTTTGACAAAAGTTGTGAAATAACTTGATTTTCTATGATAAAGTCAAAGAAGCGTAAAGCCACATAGTTTTTCTTTCATAACtggaaaaaacatttaatcCCCCCAGGAAACAGGACCGAAATAGGTAGTCATTTCTAgcatttgtttcatgttgCCTTGGGTTGGTTAACCAGAGCTTTCAATACAGTACCTTTCCAGGTTGTCGACTTTAGTGCATTATGAATTAAGACTGAAGAAACATGCCCCTGGGGGAGCTCACCGTGACTGAACTTTGCCACCCGCACTTTCACCAAGTCTGTCGTTGCTCCAGGTCCATTGTTAATAGGCTGAGAAAGCCGAAACCACGGTAAAGgattttgttcttgttggCAGGTTTCGCCAATGAAATTAAACAATTGATCCCCTGgctaaaacattcattttgatccgTTTTCACTCTCCGTACTTTTGTACAGGCCACTGTTAACGATTGCCAACTTTTACTGCAAGGTTGCATTATTCAACTCCTTatacaaaaaattgaagactcTGGAAATCTAGGACCATGGAATAGTTGCCTTTTTTGAGCTCCCCAGTTTTTACCATAATATTTAGCCTGAACCATTCATTTatccaaaattggcatttaCAAAGATTAAAACTGAGGGACCTAATGAGAGGAAATAAAGTTTATAAAATACTaagtaaatgaaatttgaaccttGGACCTACTCTTTAGTACACAATTCAATGTCATGATAATGACTTAGCCTTAATTGTAATAACTGAGTTTCTTGATTGATAAATGCATTATGAAGAGGAACTCAAAGTTGCTCTAACGAGAAGCAGGCCGATTCGACGGGGAACTTGttcaaaatacatatttcCAGAAGTCCATGCATGATCTTGGGTACCGTAGGTCATGGGCTCATGAAGGCAACATCACCTAATGGGCACTCGATATCACGGAAAAAGAAGTTATTGAAGGCCAAACACGGTGTCACtcaatttggaaaacaaatcatttggaaATTATTCTAGATTTCTTCGTTTCAGGATTCCGGTGAGGAGTTTGCCGTTGACGACGAAAATgtcttccaaaaaaaaatcgaaacctTGGCCAAAACTTTGGAGGGGCATAACTTGAAGGACCGTAATTCTAGTTCGGATTCCAATCAGAGCTCTAACCTGGGAAGTGGTCTGCCCAGCGCCCGAACCTTAAGAGGAGGCCAAAGCGTTGTGGCTCGAGGCCGTCATTCTACCTATGATGGGGCCTCATCCTCGACCATTTCAATGCCAGGATCTGCAAGCCAATCCCTTTACTCTACTGGATCCAGGGGATCCTCTCTGAGTGGATCTGGCAGgtaaattcgaaaaaaaagagtgtGGGAATACACGTGAGCAATGCTAAACGAAAAGTTAATTTCGTTGATCAAAGAGATGCTAAGGTAATCTCACAAGCTTTGAACACGATTGCAAGCATTTggcttcttttgttttcaagtaaATGGCCAGAATGTCAAGCAACACTGGAATTTGTTTGCTCTCGCTTGGAATGTCTAGGATCTCTGTTTTTTTCAGAGCAATTGATGCAGAATGCCTACTATATTACTAATCATTCTAGCACCCATGTTTGAGAgtaaaatgcttgaaaatgttGGTGGCAGAAAAGCATGTTTTGCCCAAGGCAAGCAAAACGGGACAAATTTGGAACCTGGTTGAGCTTAATCCTTCCATTATGACTACCTAGTACATagattcaaatgaagaaatgccTGAAAGACAGAGGTCCAATTTCGCGCTTGttaattgaaaatttattcaaaatcGTTTCAAAGCTGATATATTTCGATTTCTTTCACTCAAAAAATATCTCTCCACTAGTCAGCttctttcaaattatttttttaatggaGTCTCAACGTTGTTACAATGTCACCTAAAATACGATATCTACAGAAGCAAAATTGCCTTATGCAAAACCATATTCAAAAATTAACAAAGTGATAGAATATCAgatcttttttcctttgactAGAATAACAtcttatcaaaataaaagtacGGTTTGTATTAAAAAgaacctttctttttcttgcgcAGACTTTCTCAACCTTACCGGTAATGTTATCCCCAGCGCTTTGAGAGGAACAAACCAGGATGTTCGTTTTACCTTTATATCAAAATGATATCGGACCCAGAAATGAAATATAGTTTTCGGCTCCGGTTAGCCCTTAAGCATAGGAATGATCTGAcataaatcctgctactggatcaacgcctgcatgttccctgcgaatattagagggaagaaaattgaacaatgaaggagaccaagaaagaggagagctgaacttcattgttccaattagcctggattgtacagtcccaacttttttaatctctccTAATACGAGAGCTTTCTCAGTCTTGTGATGTTCCCAGTGAAATACCTTGGCAtctgttcaaccttttgcaaacccgGACCTATGTCAATTACTTAATAAATCAAATTACTTACTTACAAATacatggatttgaaatgtattcaattacaattgctTTATCTTCAAACTTGTTAAATTACAATGACCTTTCAAACGTAATTCCAATACTTTCAATAACAGTTCAATTACATTACCTTTTCCTCTTGTACAAGAAACTATGACGAAACGAATGTTTTACGgattccattttgaaattttcttgccgtttttgtttgcaatttACTCTCATGGTTTATATAAGGTTGTTGCATGAATTTAAGAGGGTTACCATTATTGTCTGAGTGGCGCCTTTGGTGCTTCAACgatcttgatattttttaagaACTTAATATCTCTTGTCATGTCACGTTTATATTGGcgaaatgcaaagaaaattgtcttttttagaTAATGCCTTGCTGAATATTAGCCCATTTAGCAAATTAATGTTCGCCAAAGACGCTGGGATTTGGCGAAATAGATTTGTTTGAAGCAGATCAAAAACCAGGCAGAAAACGGTTGgaaataaaaagttttttttcgagtGCTGAGCAGCTATGGACTGGTAAATCTAAGAATGATTTAAAAGGCTGTGCTGGAAAACGTGTATTTACGTGtaaaaaagaattcaaatGTAATCTGTAATTGAAAAAGCCCAATTAGATTGGTCCAAATGTGATTTATTGCAATGACTAAATGTATAATACAATGTCAATGTATAAATGAGGTTGATTAcaattaaataaaaatgcaaatgcaatcacGTAATTGTTATTTCAATTACAACGTAGGCCTGTGTTAGCCTACTGAACTCAGTGAAgtccaaatgggcgaggcatattcaaaatatgcctgaacaatcgacttgtacagagctaCTAGCATCGTGATATTATCTCTGGACAATGGATGGGAATagatttttaacattttcttgTCAATGCAGAACAACACAATTGCAAATCTTGCATTCAATATTGGATTTCCAAAAGCCATATCTTGACTTCTTGAAgaatttcttcttcctctcatGGGTAGGAACTCAAAAACTATATTCCATGTAgttttttatgatatttaGAGCTTCTTAAccttttttgaaaggtttaTCCCCAGGAGTGTTTTTTAACCTAGttatatttattttcttaCTTGGATTTATACGATTTTAGACGGAATCGTTTTGCAAgaaatatgacctttcattttaatagtgctggaGATAACATCCCTTGTTGCGGTTAGGAAAGCCCAGggaaaaacaaaccaagaaaaagtgGTTTTAGGTCTAGAATAGTTATTCATTATTTCACTTGCTTTGAAAACATCTCGCTCAATAAACTTAGTTAAGAACGTGAAAATGAAGTGTTGAGCCAATGGACATAGTAATAGTCTTAACTATTTCAAAGTCGTGTATAGAGTCAAGATCCCCATGCAAGAAATTTGCGGTATTTTATAtaggcagggctgaatttcccAGTCGACAAAGGAAAAATTCATTTCTAGCTCCTCCAAAAGTAAAAACTCGCCAGATTTCAAACTGATTAGACCAagcttcaaaattgatgattATTGATTTAGAGggactctgaaaaaaaaattttatTGTTAAATATATAAATGTATACTTAAAAGATATTACAATTTTTTGgagattttttaaataatcTTGTGTTTTTCGAACGTTTCCTCCAAAAcatgaatggttttggtttcaaataatcCTAAAATTGCTGTACCGTAAAAACatcaattttacatcttaGCCTGATTGTTGCATTTCGAGATAAGCTTAGCCATTTTTAGGTACTCTTTGGCCTGTGAAGTTCAACCCTGCCTACAGTGTCacaatttttgttgcaatccttATCTGGACTTCATGATAAACTTTGATTAATATTAGTTGGTCTAGTTATGTTATTTTGCTTAGTATTGCATTTTTCCAAACCTTTTTATCAGCAAGATGTTTGCAaagcaaatgcaaatttgaatcaccACTCACTTTCTAGAaaacttgaatatttttggcGTCTCTTTGATGAAACATGTTGACGGAAACGATTGTTTGGAACTAAAACTCGTTGTGAATAATCAATTGTTGACAAAAAAGTCCTAAACATTTAGAAATGTCCCAATGTGGCAcaacaatcaaaagaaataaaggttGATCGGATTAAATTTTTCCGAAGCCGCTTCTTACAACGAACTTACTAACCTGCAGTTCGAAGCTTTGTAGGTTCTATTTTAAGACCTTTCAGTGATctttatttttgcaataacttGCCCGATATGTAGCTTCTTATTAATTTCCATCAGAAAcattttggcacaaaatgtCCATCGTATTTGCTTAACATACAGAACTACGCGTATATTTATAAAAGGCAATGATCCAATATCACTTGTAATTTAGATTTTGAGAATTGTAGTTGTAACGCTAACAAGTAAcgccattccattttttacgAGGAATGATGTAAGAACAACCTCCttgctttggcaaaaggaACGGTAACTGTAAACTGGTTTTTTTGGTCGAGAAATGCTTTGAGCCTAATAACGAATGTATTATTTCCTaataagaaataaataaagatATAAAGATCGATCCGATTAAATTTTTCCTTAGCCTCTACTTATGGCTTGAGAGGGTAAAAACattaaatttcaataaaaaatatttttttttattttggccattttctcaaaaagtaaaatatttagACGATTGCAATCCCGTGGGtaatatttgcaaatttttatTATATGTTGGCGattcaaggaaccaaacacgtgaattagtagatttttggtccaccTCTATATTGGTATggtatctaattcaaaacatcattaCCTCCAGCAGAAATATGGCGGGTTCATTAAGAGGGATGACCATTCAgcagaataggaagaagggtaaaTATGAGTTTGGTTGTGGGTTTTTTTATTGCAGGTGGACCATCCATGTACAATACTAACTAGAGTAATTATGATTCAGTGGAATTTTCTACTATGACAGGTTGATGGCTGCACTATTAACCGGGTATTTTATAATAAACCCGCTACGAGTTAGGCAACAACATAGAATTTAGCCATTAGAGTTTCACagatttttcagaaatttctGAATGTGCCTGAGGAATTAGGACTACtattattgaacaaagagaaatatGGGTTTGTTTAAGAACGTAGGAGTATTCCTACGTTTGTTCTACCTATTGTAAACTGTTCCTTTTGTCGAAAAACGCTAAGAGcctagattttttttgcaagcaTAGGACTAAAAGAGCATTGAtatcaaacatgaaacaaacaTATTGGGACAAAGgagcaggaaaggaagatgacgtcaccatccTAATTTGAGATGTCACTTGtgcttttgaggcttaatagttcaTTGCCAAGGGGCTAAGTCAGAGTTCCAATTTATTTGTTCATAAAAAATGGTTCATATACAATTGCTTTTTAATAAattgtcacagttttactcatttctatgcctaaaaaatatttctaagcCGAAAAATGCTGTTTAGGACTTAATCTTCGTACTTTAGAATTTTctacttttacaaaaaaaactttttgaaaccttcgAAACCGTTTTTGTCAATTGCTCGTATAATCTTGGTTTGTAGTAACTCTATTGTTATgaaaaggacccaaatgacctcccaaaatttgtactgacatcatcagacaaCTACTACTTCAAGGAGTCAAATAGTGAGAGTGTTTCCGTACTTTCCTTGCAGATATGATGGTACTGTGAGCCCATTGCAATCCCCCCGGAGACATAACAACCAATTGACCCCCGGTTTAGGTGGGGAGGTGAATCGGCGGAATCGGCGAAATCGACAAATGGACGAACAAAGGTCGATGAGTGTCAGCCCAAGCATGCGGAATTGATCGATATTTTGCatcattgtttgatttcctACTCTGAAGTTTATGCTTCCACTGGCTTTCTACTATTAGGAATCAAATTTTATAAGGATGAATTAATCACTAAGTACTTGATTTGAGAGTGTAGTGAGATGCTGATTAGGGCGAATCTCCCATATAAACCATTGCTTGTGAACTAAATAACCATTTTAGTATTCAACACACTTTGAGTAGTCTTGCAGCTCTCATTGAGTCAAAGGGCAGGTTAAGTACGTACATTTTATTTCATAAGGTCTTTGGAAGAAAATATAATCACCGGTGCAATGTTACTAAGTTTACAGAGAAGTTCTTCACGAAAAGGGACATTCATAATATATTATGCGGAATTTTCCGCCACTTTGTCACTTAATCCTTCGCTTCTTGGTCTGTTAGTAACCTTCGTCCTGTTCTTTAGAGATTAGTAAATCAAAATTGAGGTGCATGATGGGTCTGACTACTCCTCGGGTTTGGCTAAGTGTTGATCTTCCTCTGCAGATTCAGCATCCTTGGCCTCGTTTCCAGTGTTCCATGGTTGTTCCTCTCCTGAAGCCAGCAAAGAGTAAAGTACGAACTCTAATGCCAAGAGCCCAGCTGTTGTGTAAAAGACTATATGCCAGGGCCCAGTGCCAGTCTAGAACAAAAGACCCACGTTTTAATGAAATCTTTCCAAAATTCATGGCCGCGTGAATGccattttcattgctttgatGGGGATGCAAATTACCTCTCCGTGAGTTAGGAAACCAACAAAAGCTGGGACAGCAAATCCAGGGATTGTGGCTGCCATGTTTGAGATACCCATGAGAACACCTAAGGAGCAAAATTGCATTATGAAAGCATATTTTCCCCGAAAAGATAATCCCATGGTAACGAACCTGCGTAGTTGCTAGCAATGTCCACGTGGTTCGAAAAGACTCCAGCAAACATGGCGCCATAAAATCCAGTTCCAATGATCATGAGCAAAACCACTGCCGTCTTTTCACATCCAGAGAGGCACACGCCCACTAAGCATGCAGCCGGAATCACGGAAGCTTGAATTATGAAACGTGGGTCGTCATAAAAAGTATGCTAGTTAGTATAATGCTTCTAGTGAGCTTGAAGATCATCCTACCAATTCCCATTGAGAGCTTCCTGGCCATAGTGGTTGAAATATAACCATTATGACGTGCCCAATCTAGGCGATTACTGTACACGATGGAGAAGAGCCAGTTGCACAGAAACGGGAGAGCAGAGAGCCCAGCATTCTGGAATTAAAAGAACCACTGCTGGTtgagaaaacttttttcttcttatttatcaaatttgactttatATTATACCCAATCTAGAGGTCTTTGACTGTCGTTTTGTTCTTACCTCTTTGATGTTGAAGCCTAGTCCAGTCCGCATAAAGAGTGGCAATTCCACCAAGAGCATGTACCATCCAAAGTTGTTCAAAGTATGAGAGATGATGATGGCCCAAACCGCAGACGAAGTAACAATGCTCTTCCATGGTACGGGGGGTGTCTTtttctaaacaaaaaaaaacacagaaaagATGCAATAATAACGTTACATATTAGAAAGTGCTTTTCCGAATCAAATGAGATGCGCCTGAAGTTAGGTTTTgtgattttgttttcttaaCTTCCGTCTTCATAATGGGCTCGTGAAAGTACTATTCAAAGGATACAAGGATATTTTCTTCAGAGATCATCTCATCTCGCATAGTAACACGTGAAATCGATGAGAACAATTTAAaatgcttttaacaacaacaaccaatgaTTAAGACCATTATGTTTGTTTACACTTACGTAAGCTATTTGGTCTCTCCACAATTTTGAGTTGGGAGACCGGCCTTTAAATTCTTGACtgttccttctttttcaattgtgatTGCTTAGACTTGGAGTTTGCAAATATAAGGAATACTTGACTCTGATGTAATTCAGCAATATAAATAAGATAGAAAATTCTGCGCGAACCCTTTAGCGCTACGCAACAATTTGACTGTATACAGTGCCTTTGCCAAAGTAAAGCCATTTGCATTCAATGCAGAATGTTCTCGTTCGTTTTGCAATGCCGGAAAATGCAGAATGAAAGGGAGTAAATGAACTAGTTTCTTTTGGcaaatcaattttggaaaCAGTGATCGCAATCAAAGTGCAACGCTAACcagcggatgtacggtacagcagggcaaatcaattttggaaaCAGTGATCGCAATCAAAGTGCAACGCTAACCAGACCCAGCTAGCTCTCACGTAGGTACCTTACGTTTGAACCT from Tigriopus californicus strain San Diego chromosome 5, Tcal_SD_v2.1, whole genome shotgun sequence carries:
- the LOC131881129 gene encoding uncharacterized protein LOC131881129 (The sequence of the model RefSeq protein was modified relative to this genomic sequence to represent the inferred CDS: added 403 bases not found in genome assembly) codes for the protein MYSKGYKTPGKADTSPATKTNGKTKEPRFSKSLDQQSAKNIKSTEFPPRKRSIPLGFDFDLDEVWGPSNPMLKNVFKERGLESSSTGSSDNSLGASHRRMSQGKRSTSAEVRANNRTISEDSGEEFAVDDENVFQKIETLAKTLEGHNLKDRNSSSDSNQSSNLGSGLPSARTLRGGQSVVARGRHSTYDGASSSTISMPGSASQSLYSTGSRGSSLSGSGRYDGTVSPLQSPRRHNNQLTPGLGGEVNRRNRRNRQMDEQRSMSVSPSMRN